The DNA window TGCGGCGGCAACGCCACGCTGCAGGCGCATTACGGCAGCCGCATCGCGATTCCGGTCGCCGAGGCGGACAAGGTGCGGGACTGGGACGTGGACGCGCTCAGTTTCAAGGCCACGGGCCAGCGCTGCGAGCGATTCACCTTCGACTCCACCATCTCCCCGGGCGACATGCTGACCTTGGGCGGCATGGAATGGCAGGCGCTGGGCGCGCCGGGGCACGATCCGCACTCGCTGATTTTTTACTGTCCGGCGGAGCGCGTGCTGGTCTCGGCCGACGCGTTGTGGGAGAACGGCTTCGGCGTCATCTTCCCGGAACTCGATGGCGAATCCGGTTTCGCCGAGGAGCGGGCCACGCTCGACGTGATCGCGGGGCTCGATGTGCGCCTGGTGATTCCGGGGCACGGACGGCCGTTCAGCGACGCGGCGGGCGCGCTGGCGCGGGCGAGATCGCGGCTCGCGTATCTGGAGGCCGACCCGGTTCGCAACGCACAGAACGCGATCAAGGTGCTGCTGAAGTTCTTGTTGCTGGAGCGGCAGCGGATCGCGCTGAGCGAAGTGCCGGCACTGCTGCTAGCAATGCCGGTGTTCGAAACGGCTAACGCCAGGTTTTTGAAAGAGACGCCGGATACGCTGGCAACGTGGGCGATCAAGCAATTGGTACGAAGTCTTGCGGCCCGCATCGAAGGTGAGCACTTACTTAACACGTGATCCACGTAGGGCGGATTAGCGCAAAGCGCGTAATCCGCCACCGAGCCGCCACGGACTGGAGCAAACTCTAGAGCACTCCACCTATTTTCGGCACGATCGTACTATTTCCGGTCTATAATCCCCCGAGACCTTACACCCCCGATCAACTTTACGTCAGCGAGTTCGCCATGGCCCTGCCTGCAGCGTTGCAAAATCTTTCACTCCCCGTAATCGCCTCCCCGATGTTCATCGCCAGCGGTCCCGCGCTGGTGGCGGCGCAGTGCAAGGCGGGCATCGTCGGCTCCTTCCCGGCGCTGAACGCCCGCCCGGCGGAAACGCTCGACGTCTGGCTAACCGACCTGCAAAACGAACTGGCCGACTACCAGATGGCCAATCCGGACAAGCGCGTTGGCCCGATCGCCGTCAACCAGATCGTCCACCAATCGAACGACCGCCTGGCGCACGACGTCGAAGTCTGCGTCAAGCACCGGGTGCCGATCATCATTTCGTCGCTGCGCGCGCCGCCGAAGGAGATGCTGGACGCGATCCACAGCTACGGCGGCATCGTCATGCACGACATCGTATCGATCCGCCACGCCGAAAAAGCGCTGGAAGCTGGTGTCGATGGCCTGATCCTGGTCGCCAGCGGCGCCGGCGGCCACGCCGGCACGTTGTCGCCGTTCGCGCTGGTGGGCGAAGTGCGCAAATTCTTCAAAGGTCCGATCGCCCTGTCCGGCGCGATCGCCACCGGCGACGCGATTCTGGCGGCGCAGGCGATGGGCGCCGACTTCGCGTACATCGGCTCGCGCTGGCTCGCCACCAAGGAATCGAACGTCAGCGACGACTACCGCGACGCCATCGTCGAATCGTCGGCCGCAGACATCATCTATTCGAGCCTGTTCACCGGCGTGCATGGCAACTACCTGAAGAAATCCATCGTCAACGCCGGCCTGGACCCGGACGCGCTGCCGCAGGCCGACAAGAGCTCGATGAATTTCGGCTCCGGCAGCGCCAAGGCTTGGCGCGACATCTGGGGCGCCGGCCAGGGCGTGGGCCTGATGGACGACGTGCCGACCACCGCAGAAATGGTCGCGCGCCTGAAAGCCGAATACGACGCGGCGCGCGCGCGCCTGGCATTGTAAAAACCCCAGGGTCAGGTCCGACATTCGGACAAATGGCAAAAATGGGGAACTTTTCAACGCTTAAAAGT is part of the Oxalobacteraceae bacterium OTU3CAMAD1 genome and encodes:
- a CDS encoding MBL fold metallo-hydrolase, whose protein sequence is MSALPASIQVFERGWLSSNNVLLLGRHDTALIDTGYLTHAPQTLELVRHALQGRHLDLVLNTHLHSDHCGGNATLQAHYGSRIAIPVAEADKVRDWDVDALSFKATGQRCERFTFDSTISPGDMLTLGGMEWQALGAPGHDPHSLIFYCPAERVLVSADALWENGFGVIFPELDGESGFAEERATLDVIAGLDVRLVIPGHGRPFSDAAGALARARSRLAYLEADPVRNAQNAIKVLLKFLLLERQRIALSEVPALLLAMPVFETANARFLKETPDTLATWAIKQLVRSLAARIEGEHLLNT
- a CDS encoding nitronate monooxygenase family protein, which gives rise to MALPAALQNLSLPVIASPMFIASGPALVAAQCKAGIVGSFPALNARPAETLDVWLTDLQNELADYQMANPDKRVGPIAVNQIVHQSNDRLAHDVEVCVKHRVPIIISSLRAPPKEMLDAIHSYGGIVMHDIVSIRHAEKALEAGVDGLILVASGAGGHAGTLSPFALVGEVRKFFKGPIALSGAIATGDAILAAQAMGADFAYIGSRWLATKESNVSDDYRDAIVESSAADIIYSSLFTGVHGNYLKKSIVNAGLDPDALPQADKSSMNFGSGSAKAWRDIWGAGQGVGLMDDVPTTAEMVARLKAEYDAARARLAL